One Helianthus annuus cultivar XRQ/B chromosome 7, HanXRQr2.0-SUNRISE, whole genome shotgun sequence genomic region harbors:
- the LOC110867814 gene encoding translation initiation factor IF-2 — MAWRELGRKSIYASVSRILTSKAFRDTALSSNLLSASVGRVRGYTSNSALLGDDTLSCLKNRFLIRRFHATPELLKGRDDDVVGLQKPKKGKFKKKPAKGTPPVDAPYVPPKLQTNGKSTSEKTIEIFDGMTTVELAKRCGQSVATLQNILVNVGEKVASEFDPLGIDIAELIAMEVGVNVKRLYSYEGSTVLSRAPVVTVMGHVDHGKTSLLDALRQTSVAAKEAGGITQHLGAFVVSMSSGASITFLDTPGHAAFSAMRARGAAVTDIVVLVVAADDGVMPQTIEAMSHAKAADVPIVVAINKCDKPASDPERVKVQLAAEGLPLEEMGGDVQVVEVSAVTKKGLDKLEEALLLQAELMELKARVDGAAQAYVVEARLDRGRGPLATALVKAGTMVCGQHVVVGSEWGKIRAIRDTAGKLTNKALPAMPVEIEGLKGLPMAGDDITVVDSEERARMLSAGRKKKLEQDRLRKLNEENIAAAEKKKKKEQDRLRRLNGEEVSDSETEEEEFTRIELPIIVKADVQGTVQAVTDSLKTLNSPQVFVNVIHVGVGAICQSDLDMAQATGACIVGFNVRAPPTSLTLAAAQANIKIKLHRVIYHLLEDIGNFIVEKAPGTYETEVAGEAQVLNIFELKGRSKARGADVKIAGCRVMDGHVSRSCTMRLLRSGEVMFEGCCVSLKRETQDVETVQKGNECGLVLRDCFDFQIGDVIQCLHQVNKKPKFISSESGAVRIEC, encoded by the exons ATGGCGTGGAGGGAGCTTGGGAGAAAG AGCATTTATGCTAGCGTTTCAAGGATTCTGACTTCAAAAGCGTTTAGAGACACTGCTTTGTCTTCAAATTTGCTTTCAGCTTCAGTTGGACGCGTTAGAG GGTATACCAGCAACTCAGCTTTACTTGGTGATGACACTTTAAGTTGCTTGAAAAACCGATTCTTAATAAG GCGTTTCCACGCGACCCCAGAACTACTTAAGGGCAGAGATGACGACGTAGTTGGTCTACAGAAACCGAAAAAAGGGAAGTTTAAAAAGAAACCTGCAAAAGGAACGCCACCGGTTGACGCTCCATACGTTCCACCTAAACTACAAACGAATGGCAAGTCAACTTCAGAGAAAACCATCGAAATATTTGACGGAATGACAACCGTAGAGCTTGCTAAACGATGCGGTCAATCAGTGGCCACTTTGCAAAATATTCTTGTAAACGTTGGGGAAAAAGTTGCGTCAGAATTCGACCCGTTGGGCATTGACATCGCTGAACTAATTGCAAtg GAAGTTGGAGTAAATGTTAAGAGGCTCTACTCATATGAAGGTTCGACAGTTCTTTCCCGTGCACCCGTGGTAACCGTCATGGGTCATGTTGACCACGGAAAAACCTCTCTTTTAGATGCCCTCCGCCAGACGTCAGTTGCCGCCAAAGAAGCTGGTGGCATAACGCAACACCTCGGTGCATTCGTTGTAAGCATGTCATCAGGCGCGTCGATAACCTTTCTCGACACTCCGGGCCATGCGGCTTTTAGCGCCATGCGAGCGAGAGGCGCAGCAGTCACCGACATAGTGGTGCTAGTGGTAGCTGCTGATGACGGTGTGATGCCGCAAACAATCGAAGCTATGTCACATGCCAAGGCAGCAGACGTCCCGATAGTAGTCGCTATTAACAAATGCGATAAACCTGCATCCGACCCGGAACGAGTCAAAGTCCAACTCGCTGCTGAAGGGTTACCGCTTGAAGAAATGGGTGGTGATGTACAAGTGGTTGAAGTATCCGCGGTTACTAAAAAAGGGCTCGATAAGCTTGAAGAAGCGTTGCTTCTTCAAGCCGAGTTAATGGAGTTAAAAGCCCGAGTAGACGGAGCGGCCCAAGCTTACGTGGTTGAAGCAAGACTCGACCGTGGGCGGGGCCCGTTGGCTACGGCTTTGGTGAAAGCCGGGACTATGGTTTGCGGTCAACATGTTGTAGTTGGTTCCGAGTGGGGGAAGATACGCGCGATTCGGGATACAGCGGGTAAATTGACTAACAAGGCCTTACCGGCTATGCCGGTGGAGATTGAGGGGCTTAAAGGGCTGCCGATGGCGGGTGATGATATTACGGTTGTGGATTCGGAAGAGAGAGCGCGGATGCTGAGTGCGGGAAGGAAGAAGAAACTGGAACAAGATAGGCTTAGGAAGTTGAATGAGGAAAATATTGCGGCtgcagaaaagaaaaagaagaaggaaCAAGATAGGCTTAGGAGGTTGAATGGAGAAGAGGTTTCGGATTCAGAAACGGAAGAGGAGGAGTTTACGCGGATTGAATTGCCGATTATTGTAAAAGCGGATGTTCAAGGGACGGTTCAAGCTGTCACTGATTCACTTAAAACATTGAATAGTCCCCAG GTTTTTGTGAATGTTATCCATGTTGGAGTCGGAGCAATTTGTCAGTCTGATCTTGATATGGCACAAGCTACCGGTGCATGTATTGTTGGATTTAATGTACGGGCCCCACCAACATCTCTCACTTTGGCTGCTGCTCAAGCGAACATAAAG ATCAAATTGCATAGAGTGATCTACCATCTTCTAGAGGATATCGGCAACTTCATAGTGGAAAAAGCTCCCGGAACATACGAAACAGAGGTGGCTGGTGAGGCACAAGTACTCAACATCTTCGAGCTCAAAGGAAGAAGCAAAGCCAGAGGAGCCGATGTCAAGATTGCCGGTTGCAGAGTCATGGATGGCCACGTCAGCAGGTCATGCACCATGAGACTTTTACGAAGCGGTGAAGTTATGTTCGAAGGGTGTTGTGTTTCGTTAAAAAGAGAGACTCAAGATGTTGAAACCGTCCAGAAAGGAAACGAGTGTGGTCTTGTTCTTCGTGATTGTTTCGATTTCCAGATTGGAGATGTTATTCAGTGTTTGCATCAAGTTAACAAGAAACCTAAGTTTATTTCTTCGGAAAGTGGAGCGGTTCGTATCGAATGCTAG
- the LOC110867811 gene encoding CSC1-like protein RXW8 isoform X1: MDIPALLTSAGMNIGISVGMFTLYSILRKQPLNVKVYFGQRIAQGRTRNENLCFERFAPSASWILKAWQATEEDIFASGGIDAVVFLRIVVFSIRIFAIATILCTFLVLPLNYFGEGMEGIEDPTAMDLLTIGNVREGSRWLWAHCFTLYVISACACTLLYFEYENVARMRTEQVQRFPTRPSNFTVVVRGIPWSSIESYSESVGKFFSNYYASSYISHQIVYRFGAVQQLMEDAEKMYKVMTTVPVMATIPDKQCCEPNAERCGLCGAGAGSNSFKKVDGGSTFANRNVNDELREKECEAALVFFRSRFDALVVSQTIQSADPMLWVTELAPEPLDVFWQNLCVPYNLLWIRKISVFIASIVFSVLFLLPTTFVQGLTKIQYLQNAFPFLRRVSDRSYINLITGYLPSLVLTVFLTIVPPLMMLFSTLEGRVSRSTRKRSACVKVLIFMFWNVYFSNILSGSWIERMGKLTVTSPKDLATLLAELIPRQASFFMTYVMTSGWSGLTFELLQPVPLVGNWLFKCVLMKEDDFVRPMTFSFHTEVTRVLLFGLLGFTFCILAPLILPFLLVYFCFAFLVYRNQIMNVYYVKYQTDGSYWTLAHNATIFSLILTQVVAGILFGMKKSSTASTCTIPLIICTALFNVFCKNRFLPLFKNRAAQEAIEMDRDDEKSGKLQELVEKLPKAYNQFELCGDEMQLPPKEDDDKHSDKPKKSGSSSSSSSSNGLEELEIVQQENLPGT; encoded by the exons ATGGACATACCAGCTTTATTGACTTCGGCTGGTATGAACATAGGCATTTCGGTGGGGATGTTCACGCTATATTCCATATTGAGAAAGCAACCACTCAATGTTAAAGTTTACTTTGGCCAGCGGATTGCTCAGGGGCGTACACGAAACGAGAATCTTTGTTTTGAAAGATTTGCTCCGTCCGCAAGTTGGATTTTAAAAGCTTGGCAAGCGACAGAAGAAGACATATTTGCTTCTGGTGGCATAGACGCCGTTGTGTTTCTTAGAATTGTTGTTTTTAG TATCCGTATTTTCGCGATTGCTACTATCCTTTGCACTTTTCTTGTGCTTCCATTGAATTATTTCGGGGAAGGTATGGAAGGGATCGAAGATCCTACAGCCATGGACTTATTGACTATTGGAAACGTCCGAGAAGGTTCAAGATG GCTCTGGGCTCACTGCTTCACTCTGTATGTTATATCCGCTTGCGCTTGCACTCTTCTATACTTT GAGTATGAAAACGTAGCTAGGATGAGAACGGAGCAAGTACAAAGGTTTCCAACAAGACCAAGTAACTTCACAGTTGTCGTTCGTGGCATCCCATGGTCTTCAATAGAGTCCTACAGCGAGTCTGTCGGGAAATTCTTCAGCAATTATTACGCATCCAGTTACATTTCCCACCAAATAGTCTATCGGTTTGGTGCAGTTCAGCAACttatg GAGGATGCAGAGAAGATGTATAAAGTTATGACAACCGTCCCCGTAATGGCAACGATTCCCGATAAGCAATGCTGCGAACCGAATGCTGAAAGGTGCGGGCTTTGCGGAGCAGGAGCAGGTTCAAACTCGTTTAAAAAGGTCGATGGAGGAAGTACATTCGCAAATCGCAACGTGAATGATGAACTCAGAGAAAAG GAGTGTGAAGCTGCATTGGTGTTCTTCAGGAGTAGATTTGACGCTTTAGTGGTTTCACAAACGATCCAGTCGGCAGATCCTATGTTATGGGTGACAGAACTGGCGCCAGAACCACTCGACGTATTCTGGCAAAACCTTTGCGTACCTTATAATCTGCTATGGATCCGTAAAATATCAGTATTCATTGCGTCCATCGTGTTCAGCGTACTGTTCCTACTACCTACTACATTTGTTCAAGGTCTGACCAAAATACAATATCTCCAAAACGCGTTTCCGTTTCTAAGACGCGTATCCGACAGGAGTTACATCAACCTTATTACCGGATATCTACCTAGTTTGGTGCTAACAGTGTTTCTAACAATCGTCCCACCGCTAATGATGCTGTTTTCCACACTTGAGGGACGCGTGTCTCGGAGTACAAGGAAAAGAAGCGCGTGTGTGAAAGTCCTGATATTTATGTTTTGGAACGTTTACTTCTCCAACATTCTTTCGGGTTCGTGGATTGAGCGAATGGGTAAGCTTACAGTTACTAGTCCTAAAGACTTGGCTACCCTGCTTGCTGAGTTGATACCGAGACAGGCTTCGTTCTTTATGACGTATGTAATGACGTCAGGTTGGTCGGGGCTGACGTTTGAACTGTTGCAGCCCGTGCCCCTTGTTGGTAATTGGTTGTTTAAATGTGTTTTGATGAAGGAAGATGATTTTGTTCGGCCCATGACCTTTTCGTTCCACACCGAGGTTACGAGGGTCCTTCTGTTTGGACTCCTTGGCTTCACGTTTTGCATCTTGGCACCGTTGATCTTGCCTTTCTTGCTCGTTTACTTTTGCTTCGCTTTTCTTGTCTACCGAAATCAG ATCATGAATGTTTATTATGTGAAATACCAAACAGACGGAAGTTACTGGACTCTTGCACACAATGCCACAATCTTTTCTTTGATACTAACACAAGTAGTTGCCGGAATACTTTTCGGAATGAAAAAGTCGAGCACTGCATCAACCTGCACCATCCCATTGATCATCTGCACCGCCCTTTTTAACGTATTCTGCAAGAACCGATTTCTACCACTTTTCAAAAACCGCGCTGCACAA GAAGCTATTGAGATGGATCGCGACGATGAGAAATCTGGAAAACTACAAGAGCTTGTCGAGAAATTGCCTAAAGCGTATAACCAGTTTGAGTTATGTGGTGATGAGATGCAGCTGCCGCCAAAAGAAGACGACGATAAGCATTCTGACAAACCCAAGAAGAgcggcagcagcagcagcagcagcagtagcAACGGTCTCGAAGAGTTGGAGATTGTGCAACAGGAGAATTTGCCGGGGACCTAA
- the LOC110867811 gene encoding CSC1-like protein RXW8 isoform X2: protein MEGIEDPTAMDLLTIGNVREGSRWLWAHCFTLYVISACACTLLYFEYENVARMRTEQVQRFPTRPSNFTVVVRGIPWSSIESYSESVGKFFSNYYASSYISHQIVYRFGAVQQLMEDAEKMYKVMTTVPVMATIPDKQCCEPNAERCGLCGAGAGSNSFKKVDGGSTFANRNVNDELREKECEAALVFFRSRFDALVVSQTIQSADPMLWVTELAPEPLDVFWQNLCVPYNLLWIRKISVFIASIVFSVLFLLPTTFVQGLTKIQYLQNAFPFLRRVSDRSYINLITGYLPSLVLTVFLTIVPPLMMLFSTLEGRVSRSTRKRSACVKVLIFMFWNVYFSNILSGSWIERMGKLTVTSPKDLATLLAELIPRQASFFMTYVMTSGWSGLTFELLQPVPLVGNWLFKCVLMKEDDFVRPMTFSFHTEVTRVLLFGLLGFTFCILAPLILPFLLVYFCFAFLVYRNQIMNVYYVKYQTDGSYWTLAHNATIFSLILTQVVAGILFGMKKSSTASTCTIPLIICTALFNVFCKNRFLPLFKNRAAQEAIEMDRDDEKSGKLQELVEKLPKAYNQFELCGDEMQLPPKEDDDKHSDKPKKSGSSSSSSSSNGLEELEIVQQENLPGT, encoded by the exons ATGGAAGGGATCGAAGATCCTACAGCCATGGACTTATTGACTATTGGAAACGTCCGAGAAGGTTCAAGATG GCTCTGGGCTCACTGCTTCACTCTGTATGTTATATCCGCTTGCGCTTGCACTCTTCTATACTTT GAGTATGAAAACGTAGCTAGGATGAGAACGGAGCAAGTACAAAGGTTTCCAACAAGACCAAGTAACTTCACAGTTGTCGTTCGTGGCATCCCATGGTCTTCAATAGAGTCCTACAGCGAGTCTGTCGGGAAATTCTTCAGCAATTATTACGCATCCAGTTACATTTCCCACCAAATAGTCTATCGGTTTGGTGCAGTTCAGCAACttatg GAGGATGCAGAGAAGATGTATAAAGTTATGACAACCGTCCCCGTAATGGCAACGATTCCCGATAAGCAATGCTGCGAACCGAATGCTGAAAGGTGCGGGCTTTGCGGAGCAGGAGCAGGTTCAAACTCGTTTAAAAAGGTCGATGGAGGAAGTACATTCGCAAATCGCAACGTGAATGATGAACTCAGAGAAAAG GAGTGTGAAGCTGCATTGGTGTTCTTCAGGAGTAGATTTGACGCTTTAGTGGTTTCACAAACGATCCAGTCGGCAGATCCTATGTTATGGGTGACAGAACTGGCGCCAGAACCACTCGACGTATTCTGGCAAAACCTTTGCGTACCTTATAATCTGCTATGGATCCGTAAAATATCAGTATTCATTGCGTCCATCGTGTTCAGCGTACTGTTCCTACTACCTACTACATTTGTTCAAGGTCTGACCAAAATACAATATCTCCAAAACGCGTTTCCGTTTCTAAGACGCGTATCCGACAGGAGTTACATCAACCTTATTACCGGATATCTACCTAGTTTGGTGCTAACAGTGTTTCTAACAATCGTCCCACCGCTAATGATGCTGTTTTCCACACTTGAGGGACGCGTGTCTCGGAGTACAAGGAAAAGAAGCGCGTGTGTGAAAGTCCTGATATTTATGTTTTGGAACGTTTACTTCTCCAACATTCTTTCGGGTTCGTGGATTGAGCGAATGGGTAAGCTTACAGTTACTAGTCCTAAAGACTTGGCTACCCTGCTTGCTGAGTTGATACCGAGACAGGCTTCGTTCTTTATGACGTATGTAATGACGTCAGGTTGGTCGGGGCTGACGTTTGAACTGTTGCAGCCCGTGCCCCTTGTTGGTAATTGGTTGTTTAAATGTGTTTTGATGAAGGAAGATGATTTTGTTCGGCCCATGACCTTTTCGTTCCACACCGAGGTTACGAGGGTCCTTCTGTTTGGACTCCTTGGCTTCACGTTTTGCATCTTGGCACCGTTGATCTTGCCTTTCTTGCTCGTTTACTTTTGCTTCGCTTTTCTTGTCTACCGAAATCAG ATCATGAATGTTTATTATGTGAAATACCAAACAGACGGAAGTTACTGGACTCTTGCACACAATGCCACAATCTTTTCTTTGATACTAACACAAGTAGTTGCCGGAATACTTTTCGGAATGAAAAAGTCGAGCACTGCATCAACCTGCACCATCCCATTGATCATCTGCACCGCCCTTTTTAACGTATTCTGCAAGAACCGATTTCTACCACTTTTCAAAAACCGCGCTGCACAA GAAGCTATTGAGATGGATCGCGACGATGAGAAATCTGGAAAACTACAAGAGCTTGTCGAGAAATTGCCTAAAGCGTATAACCAGTTTGAGTTATGTGGTGATGAGATGCAGCTGCCGCCAAAAGAAGACGACGATAAGCATTCTGACAAACCCAAGAAGAgcggcagcagcagcagcagcagcagtagcAACGGTCTCGAAGAGTTGGAGATTGTGCAACAGGAGAATTTGCCGGGGACCTAA